The Thalassotalea sp. 273M-4 genome includes a region encoding these proteins:
- a CDS encoding formate dehydrogenase subunit gamma, producing MKKFIHIMSTVLVIMIFYSMSNNLVFGSEKSAESKAPAYLLVSFVQAQEGTQEVPFKANAFNPISPEIRAVLESTGVTDVQDWQHIGSLEQGFTVSTSRFHSQTINPYDLTMLSWRSDYLVPAILVAIFGMIILFTLFTLINGSAKVEGGMSGKTIKRWASVDIFIHWLCAIPCLFLIISGATLLTGKYLIEPNVGSAWASIIYYAKASHDIMVYPFILGWLLICIRWLKTNIPSRTDLEWFKVGGGYFNIGPLKHKHPDSGFVNAGEKIWYWTLAFAGVAVVVSGFMLMFPQALSVSRTASLIALLVHASSAIFIAAFAIVHMFMATILAPGTLSAMTTGYVDHNWAKQHHNRWFEEANQIQQAK from the coding sequence ATGAAAAAATTTATCCATATTATGAGCACAGTGCTGGTTATTATGATTTTTTATAGTATGTCAAATAACCTCGTTTTCGGCTCTGAAAAAAGCGCAGAAAGTAAAGCGCCAGCTTATCTTCTAGTGTCCTTCGTACAGGCACAAGAAGGAACGCAAGAAGTGCCCTTTAAGGCAAATGCATTCAACCCTATCTCGCCTGAAATACGTGCGGTACTCGAATCTACCGGGGTGACAGATGTCCAAGACTGGCAACATATTGGCAGTTTGGAGCAAGGTTTTACGGTTTCAACAAGTCGTTTTCATTCCCAAACGATTAATCCCTATGATTTAACAATGCTGTCTTGGCGCAGTGATTACTTAGTCCCAGCGATTTTAGTGGCCATTTTTGGCATGATTATCCTTTTTACCTTATTTACCTTAATTAACGGCAGTGCCAAGGTCGAAGGGGGAATGAGTGGCAAAACCATCAAGCGCTGGGCAAGCGTTGATATTTTTATTCATTGGTTATGTGCGATTCCTTGTCTTTTCTTGATCATCTCAGGTGCGACCTTATTAACCGGAAAATACCTAATTGAGCCAAATGTTGGCAGTGCTTGGGCATCCATTATTTATTATGCCAAAGCGTCACACGATATTATGGTCTACCCATTTATACTGGGTTGGTTGCTGATTTGTATTCGGTGGCTAAAAACCAATATTCCTTCTAGAACCGATTTGGAATGGTTTAAAGTCGGTGGCGGTTATTTCAATATTGGTCCATTAAAGCACAAACATCCGGATTCAGGCTTTGTCAATGCTGGCGAGAAAATTTGGTATTGGACTCTTGCCTTTGCTGGCGTAGCCGTGGTCGTTTCTGGTTTCATGTTAATGTTTCCTCAAGCGTTATCGGTTAGCAGAACCGCAAGTTTAATCGCATTATTAGTTCACGCGAGTTCGGCGATATTCATAGCAGCGTTTGCCATTGTGCATATGTTTATGGCGACGATTTTAGCGCCAGGAACGTTATCGGCAATGACCACAGGCTATGTTGATCATAATTGGGCAAAACAGCATCACAATAGGTGGTTTGAAGAAGCCAACCAGATTCAGCAGGCCAAGTGA
- the cysB gene encoding HTH-type transcriptional regulator CysB — protein sequence MKLQQLRYIVEVLNNNLNVSATAESLFTSQPGISKQVRMLEDELGVQIFGRSGKHLTHVTQAGADIIHIAAEILSKVEGIKSVSKEYTRPDEGKLRIATTHTQARYALPEVINGFVKKYDKVSLHMYQGTPAQISDAAAKGEADFAIATESLHLYNDLIMLPCYHWNRSIIVKKDHPLAKKSHITIEDVAAHPLVTYVFGFTGRSVLDKAFQQANLEPKIVFTATDADVIKTYVRMGIGIGVIATMAVDPVQDADLVVLDASHLFEQSTTKIGFRRGSFLRSYMFDFIERFAPHLDKNVVTQAMLLKNNQEIEKLIGHINLPIK from the coding sequence ATGAAGTTACAGCAACTGCGTTACATCGTTGAAGTTTTAAACAATAACCTAAATGTTTCGGCTACCGCTGAGTCATTATTTACCTCACAACCAGGGATCAGTAAGCAAGTGAGAATGCTTGAAGATGAACTTGGTGTGCAGATATTTGGGCGCTCAGGAAAACATCTGACTCATGTAACCCAAGCCGGCGCTGATATTATTCACATTGCGGCAGAAATTCTGTCGAAAGTGGAAGGGATTAAATCGGTTTCCAAGGAATATACTCGCCCAGATGAAGGCAAGTTACGTATCGCGACCACTCATACCCAAGCTCGATATGCATTACCTGAAGTGATTAATGGTTTTGTCAAAAAGTATGACAAAGTTTCTTTGCATATGTATCAAGGTACACCTGCGCAAATCAGTGATGCTGCGGCAAAAGGGGAGGCCGATTTTGCCATTGCGACCGAGTCTTTGCACCTTTATAACGATTTAATAATGTTACCTTGCTATCATTGGAATAGAAGCATCATAGTTAAAAAAGATCACCCCTTAGCCAAAAAGTCCCATATTACCATTGAAGATGTGGCCGCTCATCCTTTAGTGACTTATGTATTTGGTTTTACTGGCCGTTCCGTGTTGGATAAGGCATTTCAGCAGGCCAATCTTGAACCTAAAATTGTGTTTACTGCCACCGATGCTGATGTCATTAAAACGTATGTTCGTATGGGAATTGGTATTGGTGTGATTGCTACTATGGCGGTAGACCCAGTGCAAGATGCCGATTTGGTGGTACTCGATGCAAGTCATTTATTTGAGCAAAGCACCACTAAGATTGGTTTTCGCCGAGGTTCGTTTTTACGCAGTTATATGTTTGATTTTATCGAACGCTTTGCTCCTCACCTTGACAAAAATGTGGTTACACAAGCCATGTTATTAAAAAACAATCAAGAAATAGAAAAGCTTATTGGACACATCAATTTACCGATTAAATAA
- the fdh3B gene encoding formate dehydrogenase FDH3 subunit beta: protein MAKMKFLCDTERCIECNGCVTACKNENDSALEWGIQRRRVVTVNEGEINEASISISCMHCDDAPCMQVCPAKVIYKTEDGIVLHDKDGCIGCGYCLYACPYGAPQFPQNGNFGNRGKMDKCTFCAGGPEEDHSQAEREKYGANRIAEGKLPLCAEFCATKSLLAGDAQVIGEIFEQRVNFRNANKAQD from the coding sequence ATGGCCAAGATGAAGTTTTTATGCGATACCGAACGTTGTATTGAATGCAATGGTTGTGTCACCGCATGTAAAAATGAAAATGATAGCGCATTAGAGTGGGGGATTCAGCGTCGACGTGTAGTCACTGTTAATGAAGGCGAAATTAATGAAGCATCGATCAGTATTTCTTGTATGCACTGTGATGATGCCCCTTGTATGCAAGTTTGCCCGGCGAAAGTGATTTATAAAACCGAAGACGGTATTGTGTTGCACGACAAAGATGGATGTATCGGCTGTGGGTATTGTTTGTATGCTTGCCCTTATGGCGCTCCGCAATTTCCTCAAAATGGAAATTTTGGTAACCGTGGCAAAATGGACAAATGCACTTTTTGCGCCGGGGGGCCCGAAGAAGATCACAGTCAAGCCGAGCGTGAAAAATATGGCGCTAACCGCATTGCAGAAGGAAAACTACCATTGTGCGCGGAATTTTGTGCAACAAAGTCGCTGTTAGCTGGGGATGCCCAAGTCATTGGCGAAATCTTTGAGCAACGCGTTAATTTTCGTAATGCCAATAAAGCTCAAGACTGA